Proteins co-encoded in one Streptomyces sp. JH34 genomic window:
- a CDS encoding YafY family protein: protein MTRPAGRVLTLLELLQSGGTRTVAELADRLGVDGRTVRRYVDQLIDLDVPVESVRGRYGGYRLGAGYRLPPLMLSDDEALAVLLGLVAGRRAGPAAGHTASETASAKIRRVLPRHLAGRLDTLLESLAFTDGPGGFAAPDTGVLLTIADAVRHSRPVTMRYTGGDGRRGERTLHAYGIVAHAGRWYVTGRDPGIGEDRTFRLDRITDARALPGSFEVPAGTDPAARVLSGFATAGYRHEVTLRIHGTAEAIRARLPAAVAILEAEEGPAACDAPTPGRWWRVGIRAERLGWLPPVLAALDRPFVIERPDELRDLVAELADRLASSARRVP, encoded by the coding sequence ATGACCCGACCCGCCGGCCGTGTGCTGACACTCCTGGAGCTGCTGCAGTCCGGCGGCACGCGCACGGTGGCGGAGCTCGCCGACCGGCTCGGCGTCGACGGGCGGACCGTGCGGCGGTACGTGGACCAGCTGATCGACCTCGATGTGCCCGTGGAGTCGGTGCGGGGCCGGTACGGCGGATACAGGCTCGGCGCCGGGTACCGCCTGCCGCCCCTCATGCTGAGCGACGACGAGGCGCTGGCCGTGCTGCTCGGCCTGGTGGCGGGGCGCAGGGCGGGACCGGCGGCAGGGCACACGGCGAGCGAGACGGCGTCCGCCAAGATCCGGCGCGTGCTTCCCAGGCACCTCGCGGGCCGGCTCGACACGCTCCTCGAATCCCTCGCCTTCACGGACGGGCCCGGCGGGTTCGCCGCCCCGGACACCGGGGTCCTGCTCACGATCGCCGACGCGGTGCGTCACAGCCGACCGGTCACGATGAGATACACCGGCGGCGACGGCCGGCGCGGCGAACGCACGCTGCACGCCTACGGGATCGTCGCCCACGCGGGCCGGTGGTACGTCACCGGCAGGGACCCCGGGATCGGCGAGGACCGGACCTTCCGGCTCGACCGCATCACCGACGCGCGGGCCCTCCCCGGATCGTTCGAGGTGCCCGCGGGTACCGATCCGGCCGCGCGCGTGCTGTCGGGCTTCGCCACGGCCGGGTACCGGCACGAGGTGACCCTGCGGATCCACGGAACGGCGGAGGCGATCAGGGCCCGGCTTCCCGCAGCCGTCGCGATCCTGGAGGCGGAGGAGGGACCCGCGGCCTGCGACGCCCCGACGCCCGGACGCTGGTGGCGTGTCGGTATCAGGGCGGAGCGGCTCGGCTGGCTGCCTCCGGTGCTGGCCGCGCTCGACCGGCCCTTCGTCATCGAGCGCCCGGACGAACTGCGCGACCTCGTCGCCGAGCTCGCCGATCGCCTCGCGTCCTCCGCCCGCCGGGTTCCGTGA
- a CDS encoding VOC family protein, protein MNFVSIRIITSDVARLVTFYERVTEVRAEWANDDFAELRTPAATLAIASTRTVPLFAPGSARPAENHSVITEFLVDDVDRVHRNLADVVTDLVAEPTTMPWGNRSLLFRDPDGNLVNFFTPVTPEAVEKFAR, encoded by the coding sequence ATGAACTTCGTCTCGATCCGCATCATCACCAGTGACGTCGCACGCCTCGTCACCTTCTACGAGCGGGTCACGGAGGTGCGGGCGGAGTGGGCCAACGACGACTTCGCCGAACTCAGGACACCCGCCGCCACCCTCGCGATCGCGAGCACCCGCACCGTCCCCCTGTTCGCCCCCGGCTCCGCCCGCCCGGCGGAGAACCACAGCGTGATCACCGAGTTCCTCGTCGACGACGTGGACCGCGTGCACCGGAACCTGGCGGACGTCGTCACCGACCTCGTGGCCGAGCCCACCACGATGCCCTGGGGCAACCGCTCGCTGCTGTTCCGGGACCCGGACGGCAACCTGGTCAACTTCTTCACCCCCGTCACCCCGGAGGCCGTGGAGAAGTTCGCCCGCTGA
- a CDS encoding MarR family transcriptional regulator, with product MKRATHEVEYEQMLLSRHGLLTHRKGRRKDGLLERSAYVLLSRIRVQGPMSVGELSEAFDLDVSTLNRQTAAVMRAGFVERIPDPDGGMARKFRITEEGARTLDAEREGMVSSLERVMADWADEDISAFAGYLRRFNSDIERIGGRPWPRP from the coding sequence ATGAAAAGGGCAACGCATGAGGTCGAGTACGAGCAGATGCTGCTCAGCCGGCACGGCCTGCTGACCCACAGGAAGGGGCGCCGCAAGGACGGCCTCCTGGAGCGCAGCGCGTACGTCCTGCTCAGCCGCATCCGCGTACAGGGCCCCATGTCCGTCGGTGAGCTCAGCGAGGCCTTCGATCTCGACGTCTCCACCCTCAACCGGCAGACCGCCGCGGTCATGCGCGCCGGATTCGTGGAACGCATCCCCGATCCGGACGGGGGCATGGCCCGCAAGTTCCGCATCACCGAGGAGGGGGCGAGGACCCTCGACGCGGAACGCGAGGGCATGGTCAGCTCCCTGGAGCGCGTCATGGCCGACTGGGCCGACGAGGACATCTCCGCCTTCGCCGGCTACCTGCGTCGCTTCAACTCCGACATCGAGCGCATCGGCGGCCGTCCCTGGCCGCGCCCCTGA
- a CDS encoding sugar ABC transporter substrate-binding protein, with protein MIKPRNSRLAAAISLVSALALTATACGDDGSGMTGAKGAEGSGTGKIVFWDENGGVRTAIWKEIIADFEKANPDIDVQYVGIASTEAQSKYDTAIQGGGLPDVGGVGAAMVAGITAQDALEPLDDRIEKSSLKGKLNEAMVENVRSAAGRDEMYTVPISATNGVLYYRTDLFEKAGLGEPDTWDEFYGAAAKLTDKKKNQFGYTIRGGPGSIAQALDAMYGQSGIDSFWDESQTSTTVNDPKNVAALEKYVGLYRKATPEADLNNDFTKMVAQFDSGGIAMLNHNLGSYQDHVSSLGTDKFRGIPQPELADGTRVMVSNPVSGLGLLKSSENKAAAWKFIEFAASHASNSKFSESAGLIPANKEAAEDPWLDKAETTKLGAEALFSGDTKIVQLPYYLPDWNTLSKADSEAGFQKVLLGKASAKDFLDTLAANLDEAQAEWKEQQG; from the coding sequence ATGATCAAGCCCCGCAACAGCCGTCTCGCCGCCGCGATATCCCTGGTCTCCGCCCTGGCCCTCACGGCCACCGCCTGCGGTGACGACGGGAGCGGCATGACCGGCGCGAAGGGCGCCGAGGGCTCGGGAACCGGGAAGATCGTGTTCTGGGACGAGAACGGCGGTGTCCGCACGGCGATCTGGAAGGAGATCATCGCCGACTTCGAGAAGGCGAACCCGGACATCGACGTGCAGTACGTGGGCATCGCCTCCACCGAGGCCCAGTCGAAGTACGACACCGCCATCCAGGGAGGGGGGCTGCCGGACGTCGGTGGTGTGGGCGCCGCGATGGTCGCCGGGATCACCGCGCAGGACGCCCTGGAGCCGCTGGACGACCGGATCGAGAAGAGCTCCCTCAAGGGCAAGCTCAACGAGGCGATGGTCGAGAACGTGCGGAGTGCCGCCGGCCGGGACGAGATGTACACGGTGCCGATCTCCGCGACGAACGGCGTCCTGTACTACCGCACGGACCTGTTCGAGAAGGCCGGGCTGGGCGAGCCGGACACCTGGGACGAGTTCTACGGGGCCGCGGCGAAGCTGACGGACAAGAAGAAGAACCAGTTCGGCTACACCATCCGCGGCGGCCCGGGTTCCATCGCCCAGGCACTGGACGCGATGTACGGGCAGTCCGGCATCGACTCGTTCTGGGACGAGTCACAGACGAGCACGACGGTCAACGATCCGAAGAACGTCGCGGCACTGGAGAAGTACGTCGGGCTGTACAGGAAGGCCACCCCTGAGGCCGACCTCAACAACGACTTCACCAAGATGGTCGCCCAGTTCGACTCCGGCGGCATCGCCATGCTCAACCACAACCTGGGTTCCTACCAGGACCACGTGAGCTCACTCGGCACCGACAAGTTCCGTGGCATCCCGCAGCCGGAACTCGCCGACGGGACCCGGGTGATGGTCTCCAACCCCGTCTCCGGCCTAGGCCTCCTCAAGTCGTCCGAGAACAAGGCGGCCGCCTGGAAGTTCATCGAGTTCGCCGCCTCCCACGCCTCGAACTCGAAGTTCAGCGAGTCCGCAGGCCTGATCCCGGCCAACAAGGAAGCGGCCGAGGACCCCTGGCTCGACAAGGCCGAGACCACCAAGCTCGGCGCGGAGGCGCTGTTCTCCGGCGACACCAAGATCGTCCAGCTCCCCTACTACCTGCCGGACTGGAACACCCTGTCCAAGGCCGACAGCGAGGCCGGCTTCCAGAAGGTGCTGCTCGGCAAGGCGAGCGCCAAGGACTTCCTGGACACGCTCGCCGCAAACCTCGACGAGGCCCAGGCGGAGTGGAAGGAACAGCAGGGCTGA
- a CDS encoding MFS transporter encodes MDAPQPTARAGGVITTLALAGTVAAVMQTLVTPLIAELPRILDTSSSNAAWVVTVTLLVAGVCVPVTGRLGDLLGKRRMLLACAVPLIVGSVVCALASSVVPMIVGRGLQGMGMGMVPLGIALLRDVVPAEKLSGSIALVSASMGIGGALGLPISAAVAEYASWRVLFWGSAVLALMIAVLIYLFVPDVPAGAKGQRFDAPGAIGLAVGLVSLLLAISKGADWGWGSGTTLGLFAVAVVALGAWGFYELRTRDPLVDLRTTARPRVLLTNVSSILVGVGMYSFMLIAPQLLQFPEATGYGLGQSMLAAGLWMAPGGVMMMIVSPLGGKLINARGPKIALVLGALVISLGYGLSLFLMGSAWGLMIVGIVINSGVGLAYGAMPALIMSSVPLSETAAANGFNTLMRSLGTTIGSAVIGVVLAQMTMDLGGFSLASEDGFRVGLMIGCGVALVAAAVAALIPGLVRTSADGDRTGSSADKATVQA; translated from the coding sequence ATGGACGCACCCCAGCCCACAGCCCGCGCAGGCGGTGTGATCACCACGCTGGCACTCGCCGGCACCGTCGCCGCCGTGATGCAGACGCTGGTGACCCCGCTGATCGCGGAGCTGCCGCGGATTCTGGACACCTCTTCGTCGAACGCGGCCTGGGTGGTCACCGTCACCCTCCTGGTCGCGGGCGTGTGCGTGCCGGTCACCGGCAGGCTCGGTGACCTCCTCGGCAAGCGCCGCATGCTGCTGGCCTGCGCGGTCCCGCTGATCGTCGGGTCGGTCGTGTGCGCGCTGGCCTCCTCCGTCGTCCCGATGATCGTCGGACGAGGTCTCCAGGGCATGGGCATGGGCATGGTGCCGCTGGGCATCGCGCTCCTGCGCGACGTGGTGCCCGCCGAGAAGCTCAGCGGCTCCATCGCCCTCGTGAGCGCCTCCATGGGCATCGGTGGCGCGCTCGGTCTGCCGATCTCCGCCGCCGTCGCCGAGTACGCCAGCTGGCGCGTGCTGTTCTGGGGTTCCGCGGTCCTGGCGCTGATGATCGCCGTACTCATCTACCTCTTCGTCCCGGACGTCCCGGCCGGCGCCAAGGGGCAGCGGTTCGACGCCCCCGGCGCGATCGGGCTCGCCGTCGGCCTGGTGTCCCTCCTGCTGGCGATCTCCAAGGGCGCCGACTGGGGCTGGGGCTCCGGCACGACGCTCGGCCTGTTCGCGGTCGCGGTCGTGGCCCTGGGTGCCTGGGGGTTCTACGAGCTGCGTACCCGTGACCCGCTCGTCGATCTGCGCACCACCGCCCGTCCGCGCGTGCTGCTGACCAACGTCTCGTCGATCCTGGTCGGCGTCGGCATGTACTCCTTCATGCTCATCGCCCCCCAGCTGCTCCAGTTCCCCGAGGCCACGGGGTACGGCCTCGGGCAGTCGATGCTGGCCGCGGGTCTGTGGATGGCTCCCGGTGGCGTGATGATGATGATCGTCTCCCCGCTCGGCGGGAAGCTGATCAACGCACGTGGGCCCAAGATCGCACTCGTCCTCGGTGCGCTCGTGATCTCCCTCGGCTACGGCCTCTCCCTCTTCCTCATGGGCTCCGCCTGGGGCCTGATGATCGTCGGAATCGTCATCAACAGCGGCGTCGGCCTGGCCTACGGCGCGATGCCCGCCCTGATCATGAGCTCGGTCCCGCTCTCGGAGACCGCGGCGGCCAACGGGTTCAACACCCTGATGCGTTCCCTGGGGACGACCATCGGATCGGCCGTCATCGGTGTCGTACTGGCGCAGATGACCATGGACCTCGGCGGCTTCTCGCTCGCCTCCGAGGACGGGTTCCGCGTCGGCCTGATGATCGGCTGCGGTGTCGCCCTCGTCGCCGCGGCGGTCGCCGCGCTCATCCCGGGCCTCGTCCGCACCTCGGCCGACGGTGATCGGACCGGCTCCTCGGCGGACAAGGCGACCGTGCAAGCCTGA